The proteins below are encoded in one region of Betaproteobacteria bacterium:
- a CDS encoding XdhC family protein, with protein MDSLDSQVLDAARKWVAAGHRFALITVARTWGSAPRPPGAWMVLRDDGQVQGSVSGGCIEDDLIRRAAAGEFVGSMPRVLRYGVTADEAHRFGLPCGGTLELVLEPSPDVALLEQLAQRISGGQLVRRRVALADGAVGIEGGSAGDNLQWDGETLVTLHGPAWRLLIIGAGQISRYLATMALSLGYRVYICDPRSEYADGWDVPGTERIALMPDDAVAELSLDPRSAVVALTHDPKLDDLALLEALKSPAFYVGALGSQANNSKRRERLLQYFDLSQAEVDRLHGPVGLPIGSRTPPEIAVSILAEMTALKNGQNFRLTAAVADPYACRIE; from the coding sequence ATGGATAGCCTGGACTCGCAGGTTCTCGACGCCGCCCGAAAATGGGTGGCTGCCGGGCATCGTTTCGCGCTGATAACGGTGGCGCGGACCTGGGGTTCCGCACCGCGACCGCCGGGCGCCTGGATGGTGCTGCGCGACGATGGTCAGGTGCAGGGTTCAGTCTCGGGTGGATGTATTGAGGATGATCTGATTCGCCGGGCAGCGGCGGGTGAGTTTGTCGGCTCGATGCCGCGCGTGTTGCGCTACGGCGTGACGGCTGATGAAGCGCATCGCTTCGGGCTGCCGTGTGGTGGCACGCTGGAACTGGTGCTCGAACCGTCGCCGGATGTCGCTTTGCTCGAACAGTTGGCCCAACGGATCAGCGGTGGGCAACTGGTACGTCGACGGGTTGCGCTCGCCGATGGCGCTGTCGGCATCGAAGGCGGCAGCGCGGGCGATAACCTGCAATGGGATGGCGAAACGCTGGTCACGCTGCACGGCCCCGCATGGCGTCTGTTGATCATCGGTGCCGGACAGATTTCGCGTTATCTGGCGACGATGGCGTTGTCACTGGGCTATCGTGTCTATATCTGCGACCCGCGCAGCGAGTATGCCGATGGCTGGGATGTGCCGGGGACCGAGCGCATCGCCTTGATGCCGGACGACGCCGTGGCTGAACTAAGCCTGGACCCGCGCAGCGCTGTCGTGGCATTGACGCATGATCCAAAACTTGATGATCTTGCCTTGCTTGAGGCGCTCAAATCACCGGCCTTCTATGTCGGGGCGCTCGGTTCTCAGGCCAACAACAGCAAGCGCCGTGAACGGCTGCTGCAATATTTCGATCTGTCGCAGGCTGAAGTGGATCGGCTGCATGGTCCCGTCGGGCTTCCTATCGGCAGTCGGACGCCGCCGGAAATTGCTGTCTCCATTCTGGCCGAAATGACGGCTTTGAAAAACGGGCAAAATTTCCGGTTGACCGCAGCAGTCGCCGACCCCTACGCCTGCCGGATCGAATGA
- a CDS encoding nucleotidyltransferase family protein: MRQIVGILLAAGSSRRFGADKRLYPLADGTPMALASARHLAAICPRTIVVIRPDDSVLAELLAAEGLETVVCESAAQGMGHSLSCGVAASPNAAGWLVALADMPFIQPASYHAVLRALYDGALMARPVFDKMMGHPVGFGADSYSRLISLTGDQGGKVILAADPTLLVTCPVNDPGIIHDVDRPSQVDVSSMPSSI; the protein is encoded by the coding sequence ATGAGGCAAATCGTCGGCATTTTGCTGGCGGCAGGTAGCAGTCGGCGCTTTGGTGCCGATAAAAGGTTGTATCCGCTGGCCGACGGCACGCCGATGGCACTGGCCTCGGCCCGCCATCTGGCGGCCATCTGCCCACGGACCATTGTGGTGATCCGGCCGGATGACTCGGTCCTCGCTGAGCTGCTGGCAGCGGAAGGGCTGGAAACAGTGGTTTGCGAGTCCGCAGCGCAGGGCATGGGCCACAGCCTGAGTTGTGGCGTTGCTGCCAGCCCCAATGCGGCGGGCTGGTTGGTTGCCCTGGCCGATATGCCCTTCATTCAGCCGGCGAGTTACCACGCAGTTCTTCGCGCACTTTACGATGGGGCCCTTATGGCCCGACCTGTGTTCGACAAAATGATGGGGCATCCGGTTGGCTTCGGTGCTGACTCCTATTCTCGGTTAATTTCGCTGACTGGCGATCAGGGTGGAAAAGTGATTTTGGCAGCCGATCCAACGCTACTTGTCACGTGTCCGGTGAATGATCCAGGCATCATTCACGACGTAGACCGGCCATCGCAAGTTGATGTTTCAAGCATGCCATCAAGCATCTGA